Proteins encoded together in one Rhizobium sp. 11515TR window:
- a CDS encoding YciE/YciF ferroxidase family protein, translated as MASEKTLNDLFLETLKDIYYAEKQILKALPKMARAAQAQEGKDGFLHHRDETQGHVERLEQVFELLGKPARGKTCEAIQGIIAEADEIIEEFKGTPALDAGLISSAQAVEHYEIARYGTLIEWAKQLGLKDAVPLLQQTLVEEKATDQKLTKLAETAANAKAKKAA; from the coding sequence ATGGCATCCGAAAAGACACTCAACGACCTCTTTCTGGAAACGCTGAAAGACATCTATTACGCGGAAAAGCAGATCCTCAAAGCCTTGCCGAAGATGGCGCGCGCAGCACAGGCGCAGGAAGGCAAGGATGGCTTTCTCCACCATCGCGATGAGACCCAAGGTCACGTCGAACGCCTGGAACAGGTATTCGAGCTCCTTGGAAAGCCCGCGCGCGGCAAGACCTGCGAAGCGATTCAGGGTATCATCGCAGAGGCTGACGAAATCATCGAAGAGTTCAAGGGAACCCCGGCACTCGATGCAGGTCTGATCTCTTCGGCGCAGGCCGTCGAGCATTACGAGATCGCACGCTATGGCACTCTGATCGAATGGGCCAAGCAACTCGGCCTGAAGGACGCGGTACCTCTTCTCCAGCAGACGCTCGTGGAGGAAAAGGCGACGGATCAGAAGTTGACGAAGCTGGCGGAAACAGCGGCCAATGCAAAAGCCAAAAAGGCGGCATAG
- a CDS encoding MFS transporter — protein MERELETRVLRKITWRIVPFIMVLYLIAFIDRVNIGFASLTMNQDLGFSSTVFGVGAGIFFLGYFIFEVPSNLILHKLGARIWIARVMITWGLVSGAMALVQGTTSFYILRFLLGVAEAGFFPGIILYLSYWFPARRRAAVTAMFMAAAPLSTAIGSPISGALLEMHGIWGLEGWQWMFIIEAIPALVFGVVVLFYLTDRPEKAKWLSVDERTWLAKTMEEDQAGKPKTSHSIWAGLADIRVLALSLVYFGTSAGLYTLGIWAPQIIKSFGLSSFQVGLINAVPAVFAVVGMILWARHSDKSGERTWHVVGACLLAAAGLAFATGATSVFAVLMALTLVNIGISASKPPLWSMPTLFLSGPGAAAGIATINSIGNLGGFVGPSMIGWIKDTTGSFAGGLYFVAALLLVSATVTLILARSSARDPQTKASAQH, from the coding sequence ATGGAGCGTGAGCTGGAAACGCGCGTGTTGCGCAAGATTACCTGGCGCATCGTGCCATTCATAATGGTTCTTTATCTTATCGCGTTCATTGATCGCGTGAACATCGGCTTTGCCTCCCTGACGATGAACCAGGATCTGGGGTTTTCGTCGACTGTTTTTGGCGTCGGCGCCGGCATCTTCTTTCTCGGCTATTTCATTTTCGAAGTGCCTTCGAACTTGATCTTGCACAAGCTCGGAGCCCGCATCTGGATCGCGCGGGTCATGATCACCTGGGGTCTCGTCTCCGGTGCGATGGCGCTGGTTCAAGGCACGACGAGCTTCTACATATTACGTTTTCTTCTGGGGGTGGCCGAGGCCGGCTTTTTCCCAGGCATCATCCTTTATCTGAGCTATTGGTTTCCCGCCCGCCGGCGCGCGGCGGTGACGGCGATGTTCATGGCCGCGGCGCCGCTTTCCACGGCGATCGGTTCCCCCATCTCGGGCGCATTGCTTGAAATGCATGGGATCTGGGGCCTGGAAGGCTGGCAGTGGATGTTCATCATCGAGGCTATCCCTGCGCTTGTCTTCGGTGTCGTCGTACTTTTCTATCTGACAGACCGCCCGGAAAAGGCGAAATGGCTCTCTGTTGACGAGCGCACCTGGCTTGCCAAGACCATGGAAGAGGACCAGGCCGGAAAGCCGAAAACCAGCCACAGCATCTGGGCAGGACTGGCCGATATCCGCGTTCTCGCGCTCTCGCTCGTCTATTTTGGGACATCGGCAGGCCTTTACACGCTTGGTATATGGGCGCCGCAAATTATCAAAAGCTTCGGTTTGTCGTCATTCCAGGTCGGATTGATCAATGCGGTCCCGGCCGTTTTTGCGGTGGTTGGCATGATCCTCTGGGCCCGGCATTCCGATAAGTCTGGCGAGCGTACATGGCATGTCGTCGGGGCCTGCCTGCTTGCTGCAGCGGGTCTTGCGTTCGCGACCGGCGCAACCAGCGTTTTTGCGGTCTTGATGGCGCTGACGCTGGTAAACATTGGTATCAGCGCATCGAAGCCGCCGCTCTGGAGCATGCCAACGCTTTTCCTGTCCGGACCTGGCGCCGCTGCAGGCATTGCAACGATCAATTCGATCGGTAACCTCGGCGGTTTCGTCGGTCCATCGATGATCGGCTGGATCAAGGACACGACCGGAAGCTTTGCAGGTGGCCTATACTTCGTCGCAGCACTTCTGCTGGTCTCCGCCACCGTCACTCTGATCCTGGCGCGCAGCAGCGCGCGGGATCCACAAACCAAAGCATCAGCCCAGCACTGA
- a CDS encoding DUF6894 family protein — translation MTRYFFHIRRNGEIVRDGEGDEFATIDDARSSAIRAVRELVAARIKNGQMVPDERIEVHDEADKLQFSISFHAVIRDHLK, via the coding sequence ATGACGCGCTACTTCTTTCATATTCGCCGAAATGGCGAAATCGTTCGCGATGGCGAAGGCGATGAATTTGCCACCATCGATGACGCGCGTTCGAGTGCGATAAGGGCCGTGCGGGAACTCGTTGCCGCGCGGATCAAGAATGGCCAGATGGTTCCCGATGAGCGTATCGAGGTTCACGACGAGGCAGATAAGCTGCAGTTCTCGATTTCATTTCACGCGGTCATTCGCGACCATTTGAAATAG
- a CDS encoding general stress protein, which yields MQTVTGLYDSYDNARTAVKALEDAGVASDEISIITNKADGVDAEGQGSHGAEGAGTGAGIGAVAGGAGGLLAGLGMIAIPGVGPVVAAGWLAATAAGAVAGAVAGGAVGGIIGAMIKEGIPEEDVHFYAEGIRRGGSLVAAHVEDSRVPEAQSILAASGSVDIAQRRASYVEQGWTRFDEAAPPYTSEQILAERERNRAHRI from the coding sequence ATGCAAACGGTTACTGGACTTTACGACAGCTATGATAATGCCCGCACGGCTGTAAAGGCCCTTGAGGATGCCGGTGTCGCGTCTGACGAGATCAGCATCATCACCAACAAGGCCGATGGCGTCGATGCAGAAGGGCAAGGTAGTCATGGCGCGGAAGGTGCCGGTACCGGTGCGGGCATCGGTGCCGTTGCAGGTGGAGCCGGGGGCCTGCTCGCCGGCCTCGGCATGATCGCCATCCCCGGAGTGGGGCCGGTCGTTGCAGCCGGCTGGCTTGCTGCGACGGCCGCGGGTGCAGTAGCGGGCGCTGTGGCCGGGGGAGCGGTAGGGGGGATTATTGGCGCGATGATCAAGGAAGGAATTCCCGAAGAGGATGTGCATTTCTATGCAGAGGGTATTCGTCGCGGCGGATCGCTGGTCGCTGCTCATGTCGAAGACAGCCGCGTACCGGAGGCTCAATCGATCCTTGCCGCGTCTGGGTCGGTCGACATTGCACAACGGCGCGCGAGCTATGTGGAGCAAGGATGGACCCGCTTCGACGAAGCCGCACCTCCTTACACGTCGGAACAGATCCTGGCCGAGCGCGAGCGCAATCGCGCGCACCGCATCTAG
- a CDS encoding DUF1236 domain-containing protein: MRTRLIASAVAAFGLLAGSALAQSSTVTGAAGGAATGAVVGGPVGAAVGGVAGAIAGTAIDPPPQKVITYVQEQPMPPSEAVVQDEIVVGRTLPETVVITPVPDNPTYGYAVVNHERVIVQPKTRKVVRIIE; encoded by the coding sequence ATGAGAACGAGACTTATCGCTTCAGCGGTTGCTGCCTTTGGCCTTCTCGCTGGTTCAGCCTTGGCACAGTCTTCCACGGTCACTGGAGCCGCGGGCGGCGCCGCCACCGGAGCGGTTGTAGGTGGCCCCGTCGGTGCCGCAGTTGGCGGTGTTGCCGGAGCGATTGCCGGTACTGCGATCGATCCGCCGCCGCAAAAAGTAATTACCTATGTTCAAGAGCAGCCAATGCCTCCATCCGAGGCCGTCGTACAAGACGAGATTGTCGTCGGTCGAACTCTCCCAGAGACCGTTGTCATCACACCGGTTCCGGACAACCCGACATACGGTTATGCTGTCGTGAACCATGAACGCGTCATCGTCCAACCGAAGACGCGCAAGGTTGTTCGCATCATTGAATAA
- a CDS encoding tartrate dehydrogenase, whose protein sequence is MREYKIAAIPADGIGPEVIAAGLQVLDALAARSGDFKIHSETFDWGSDYYKKHGVMMPADGLETLKKFDAIYFGAVGAPDVPDHITLWGLRLPICQGFDQYANVRPTKILPGITPPLRNCGPGDLDWVIVRENSEGEYSGHGGRAHRGLPEEVGTEVAIFTRVGVTRIMRYAFKLAQSRPRKLLTVVTKSNAQRHGMVMWDEIAAEVSKEFPDVTWDKMLVDAMTVRMTLKPQSLDTIVATNLHADILSDLAGALAGSLGVAPTGNIDPERRFPSMFEPIHGSAFDITGKGIANPVATFWTAAQMLEHLGERDAATRLMNAVERVTEAGILTPDVGGKATTQQVTDAVCDAIAGSNILKVAAAQ, encoded by the coding sequence ATGCGTGAATACAAGATTGCAGCGATTCCGGCAGATGGGATCGGCCCGGAAGTGATCGCGGCCGGGCTACAGGTTCTCGATGCTCTCGCGGCCCGCAGCGGCGACTTCAAGATCCATTCCGAAACCTTCGATTGGGGATCCGACTACTACAAGAAGCACGGCGTCATGATGCCGGCCGATGGCCTGGAGACGCTGAAGAAATTCGACGCCATCTATTTCGGGGCAGTCGGCGCTCCTGATGTGCCGGATCACATTACCCTCTGGGGTCTGCGTCTGCCGATCTGCCAGGGCTTCGATCAATATGCCAACGTTCGTCCGACGAAGATCCTGCCTGGAATTACTCCGCCGCTGCGCAATTGCGGGCCTGGCGATCTTGACTGGGTTATCGTGCGCGAAAACTCCGAAGGCGAATATTCGGGCCATGGTGGCCGCGCTCATAGGGGCCTGCCCGAGGAAGTCGGTACCGAGGTGGCGATCTTCACCCGCGTCGGCGTCACCCGCATTATGCGTTACGCCTTCAAGCTGGCGCAGTCGCGGCCGCGCAAGCTGCTCACCGTCGTCACGAAGTCCAATGCACAGCGCCACGGCATGGTGATGTGGGACGAGATTGCGGCCGAGGTCTCGAAGGAGTTCCCAGACGTTACCTGGGACAAGATGCTGGTCGACGCCATGACCGTGCGCATGACCCTGAAGCCACAGAGCCTCGACACGATCGTAGCGACCAATCTGCATGCCGACATTCTGTCCGACCTTGCCGGAGCGCTCGCCGGCTCCCTCGGTGTCGCGCCTACCGGCAACATCGATCCGGAGCGCCGCTTTCCGTCCATGTTCGAACCGATCCACGGCTCGGCCTTCGACATCACCGGCAAGGGCATTGCCAACCCGGTCGCTACCTTCTGGACGGCGGCGCAGATGCTCGAACATCTTGGCGAGCGGGATGCCGCTACGCGACTGATGAACGCCGTCGAACGGGTGACCGAAGCTGGTATTCTGACCCCGGACGTAGGGGGCAAAGCAACCACACAACAGGTCACTGATGCGGTGTGCGATGCAATCGCGGGTTCAAACATCCTGAAAGTAGCGGCTGCACAATGA
- a CDS encoding Crp/Fnr family transcriptional regulator, whose product MPAPHQSNMQNKLLSILPSADYEQIAPELEYMALPRGTLIGKAGQSIDYVYFLTSGIGSIVAATPEGRRAEAGVFGVDGYVPTSAVAGTEFNAHDIIVQLEAESYRMNYGSFRHFMDRNRNFNKLMVRSIEAFSVQLAYTAISNALHDVNERLARWLLMCHDRVSGNEIALTHEFISLMLAVRRPSVTTSLHILEGNRFITAERGSITIRNRAALEEFAHDAYGKPEEEYRRLMKDLF is encoded by the coding sequence ATGCCAGCTCCCCACCAGTCCAATATGCAAAACAAACTGCTCTCCATTCTTCCGTCTGCGGATTATGAGCAGATCGCGCCAGAGCTTGAATATATGGCGCTTCCGCGCGGCACGCTCATCGGAAAAGCCGGCCAGTCCATCGACTATGTTTATTTTCTGACATCCGGCATCGGATCAATCGTCGCGGCGACGCCGGAAGGCCGCCGCGCCGAGGCTGGCGTGTTCGGCGTTGACGGCTATGTGCCGACATCGGCGGTTGCTGGCACCGAATTTAATGCTCACGATATTATCGTGCAGCTCGAGGCGGAGTCCTATAGGATGAACTATGGATCGTTTCGTCATTTCATGGATAGAAATCGAAATTTCAACAAACTAATGGTCCGTTCCATCGAGGCCTTCTCCGTCCAATTGGCCTACACCGCTATTTCCAACGCTCTTCATGACGTGAACGAGAGGCTGGCGCGATGGCTGCTGATGTGCCACGACCGTGTATCCGGCAACGAGATCGCACTGACACATGAATTCATATCCCTAATGCTTGCCGTACGCCGGCCAAGCGTGACCACCTCGCTGCATATTCTCGAAGGCAATCGCTTCATCACGGCGGAGCGCGGCAGCATCACCATTCGAAATCGAGCGGCTCTCGAGGAATTCGCCCATGATGCGTATGGCAAGCCGGAAGAGGAATATCGGCGTTTGATGAAGGATCTCTTTTGA
- a CDS encoding LysR family transcriptional regulator: MELEQIRCFVAVAEELHFGRAAQRLGILPASIGRHIRMLEESLGVVLFSRTTRSVSLSEEGILLLDEVKPILARLDAVAEKFRATGRKSSPLLRIGAIDSAAAGLVPLLLHDFRAIAPNAVTQLVEDKSIRLIPKLLAGRLDIALIRPRDGISRSLVIKPLLHETAVVAIASTSPLALKDEIRIVDLSDEPLIVPERRSRPHSHDLTMTLFSEFDMRPRIAQVADEKQTIINLVAAGIGSAIVPRWTSKLAVHGVTFVPLADHAGTRLEKLPLAVAWVKAVRDPTRDLLLNLLEENIKRYSEFA, translated from the coding sequence ATGGAACTCGAACAAATCAGATGCTTCGTTGCCGTTGCCGAAGAACTTCATTTCGGTAGGGCGGCTCAAAGGCTTGGGATTCTGCCTGCATCCATTGGCCGTCACATTCGCATGCTGGAAGAATCCTTGGGCGTCGTGCTCTTCAGCCGAACGACACGAAGCGTTTCTCTGAGCGAAGAGGGGATTCTCCTCCTCGATGAGGTCAAACCAATCCTTGCCCGATTGGATGCCGTGGCGGAGAAATTTCGAGCGACAGGGCGCAAATCGAGTCCGCTCTTAAGAATCGGTGCGATCGACAGCGCAGCTGCCGGCCTGGTTCCCTTGCTTCTTCACGACTTTCGCGCAATTGCCCCAAATGCGGTAACGCAGCTTGTGGAAGACAAATCGATCAGGCTCATCCCGAAGCTGCTTGCCGGTCGGCTTGACATAGCCCTAATTCGTCCTCGCGACGGGATAAGCCGAAGCCTGGTGATCAAGCCGCTCTTGCATGAAACAGCCGTCGTTGCCATCGCCTCGACAAGCCCTCTGGCTTTAAAAGACGAAATCCGAATAGTCGATCTCAGTGACGAACCACTCATCGTGCCCGAACGGCGTTCCCGACCGCATAGCCACGATCTGACGATGACACTTTTTTCCGAATTCGACATGCGCCCCCGCATTGCCCAAGTCGCCGATGAAAAGCAGACAATCATCAACCTCGTCGCCGCCGGAATTGGTTCTGCGATCGTCCCGCGGTGGACATCAAAATTGGCTGTTCATGGCGTAACGTTCGTGCCGCTGGCAGATCACGCAGGCACGCGGTTGGAGAAGCTGCCGCTGGCGGTCGCCTGGGTGAAGGCTGTGAGGGATCCAACCCGCGACCTGCTGCTCAACCTTCTCGAAGAGAACATCAAACGATATTCAGAGTTCGCCTAG
- a CDS encoding DUF6894 family protein has translation MTNFYFATKDRETVLDDDEGQDLPDLISAVDEGKRILAEMALDGIPNKNGECLAVEIARSDRIPVVRLTLTMEITYLALKNDGT, from the coding sequence ATGACAAACTTTTATTTCGCAACGAAAGATCGCGAGACAGTGCTTGATGATGACGAGGGGCAAGATCTCCCGGATCTCATATCAGCCGTTGATGAGGGGAAGCGAATACTGGCGGAGATGGCCTTGGACGGTATCCCGAACAAGAACGGCGAATGTCTTGCTGTCGAAATCGCCAGGAGCGACAGGATTCCGGTGGTGCGGCTCACTCTGACGATGGAGATCACGTACCTGGCTCTCAAGAATGATGGAACCTGA
- a CDS encoding DUF305 domain-containing protein: MNITRKIAFAAIVAAAVFALKPAGAAAQMAYPDKCKSEEMQMSSAGMQMPDNMTDYQKAAMDGMKSMNSNMMQGMMKKDADVSFLCGMIAHHMGAISMSQVELKYGHNKLARQKARKIINDQTKEIKQMTGWLDSEVK, from the coding sequence ATGAATATCACCAGGAAGATCGCATTTGCAGCAATCGTCGCCGCGGCAGTCTTCGCGCTGAAACCCGCCGGCGCAGCAGCGCAGATGGCCTATCCGGACAAATGTAAATCCGAGGAAATGCAGATGTCGTCGGCGGGCATGCAAATGCCCGACAACATGACCGACTACCAGAAAGCGGCCATGGACGGAATGAAGAGCATGAATTCCAACATGATGCAGGGAATGATGAAGAAGGACGCGGACGTGTCCTTCCTTTGCGGGATGATCGCTCATCACATGGGTGCGATCAGCATGTCGCAGGTCGAACTCAAGTACGGCCATAATAAATTGGCGCGGCAAAAGGCTCGCAAGATCATTAACGATCAGACGAAGGAAATCAAACAGATGACCGGCTGGCTCGACAGCGAAGTCAAGTAA
- a CDS encoding glycerate kinase type-2 family protein, producing the protein MNWDDVSARGLLRRLFDAAVASADPMKVVARHLPEKPRGRCVVIGAGKASAAMAAAVDAAWKDVELSGVVVTRYGHAIPAGRIEIIEAAHPVPDEMSVVGAQRLLASVEGLGPDDLVIALISGGGSSLAIAPAGEMTLADKRSVNQALLASGASISEMNTVRKQLSRIKGGRLVQAAYPARVVTLVISDVPGDDPSQIASGPTVASRSTLDEAREIVARYKLALPATATEVLRQGATIEAAAPMNSDVRLVASPSMALEEAANAAAASGLQIVDLGDALQGEAREVGTLLAGIAASVRSRGRPAAGPAIILSGGETSVTLGSGSTGRGGRNTEFLLGLAIALNGMDRVWAIAGDTDGIDGVEDAAGAIIDPSTLSRMSNAGISPRLALLNHDSYGAFSAIGDLVVTGPTLTNVNDIRAILIG; encoded by the coding sequence ATGAATTGGGACGACGTATCTGCTCGCGGCCTGCTGCGCCGGCTATTCGACGCGGCGGTCGCAAGTGCGGATCCAATGAAGGTTGTCGCACGGCATCTTCCTGAAAAACCTAGAGGACGCTGCGTCGTCATTGGGGCTGGCAAGGCATCGGCGGCGATGGCCGCGGCAGTGGATGCAGCTTGGAAAGATGTCGAACTGAGTGGAGTGGTCGTGACGCGCTACGGTCACGCGATACCTGCGGGACGCATCGAGATTATCGAGGCTGCACATCCCGTTCCCGACGAGATGAGCGTAGTAGGTGCGCAGCGGTTGCTCGCCAGCGTCGAAGGACTTGGACCGGATGATCTTGTCATTGCCCTGATTTCCGGGGGCGGCTCTTCGCTTGCCATCGCGCCGGCTGGAGAGATGACACTCGCGGACAAGAGATCGGTCAATCAGGCGCTGCTCGCCAGCGGCGCCAGCATTTCCGAAATGAATACCGTTCGCAAGCAGCTCTCCCGGATTAAGGGCGGCCGTCTGGTGCAGGCCGCTTATCCGGCACGCGTCGTTACACTCGTGATTTCCGATGTGCCTGGTGACGATCCCTCGCAGATCGCCTCCGGTCCAACGGTTGCAAGTAGATCCACGCTCGATGAGGCCCGAGAAATCGTTGCTCGTTACAAGCTGGCGCTGCCGGCAACGGCGACGGAAGTGCTCCGTCAAGGAGCGACGATCGAAGCGGCAGCGCCAATGAACAGCGACGTCAGGCTTGTTGCCTCACCGTCCATGGCTTTGGAGGAGGCCGCCAATGCTGCGGCTGCGAGCGGGCTGCAAATAGTGGACTTGGGTGACGCGCTTCAAGGGGAGGCGAGGGAGGTAGGAACGCTGTTGGCCGGTATTGCAGCCTCCGTCCGCTCACGCGGGCGACCGGCTGCCGGACCCGCCATTATCCTGTCCGGTGGGGAAACGTCCGTGACACTCGGATCGGGATCCACCGGTCGCGGCGGCAGAAATACCGAATTTTTGCTAGGTCTTGCGATTGCATTGAATGGGATGGATCGCGTCTGGGCAATTGCCGGCGATACCGATGGCATCGATGGTGTCGAAGACGCAGCCGGTGCCATCATCGATCCATCGACCCTGTCGCGTATGTCAAATGCCGGTATTTCACCGCGCTTGGCGCTTTTGAACCACGACAGCTACGGGGCTTTCAGTGCGATCGGCGATCTTGTCGTCACTGGCCCGACGCTCACAAACGTCAATGACATTCGCGCCATACTCATTGGATAA
- a CDS encoding PAS domain S-box protein — MPGKTNRSASSTDIPYVTPRIPASTVLDIATPQGGSDIPSAQALLAAIVESSDDAIISKSLDGFITSWNKGAERLFGFSAEEAVGQHIAILIPADRRHEEDTIIASIREGKRIEHYETVRRHKDGSLLDISLTVSPVRDSNGAIIGASKIARGISERKHAAQRQMLLLREMNHRVKNIFAIMSAVIGVSERTATTVKELTSDIRARINTLAIAYELTLPDIGLTVVQFRETSLFTLVKALFAAHQGADIERASIRGQDVPVRGTTLTSLALLLHEFSTNAS; from the coding sequence ATGCCTGGGAAGACAAATCGGTCCGCGTCGTCAACAGATATCCCTTATGTCACACCAAGAATACCTGCGTCGACAGTCCTCGATATTGCGACCCCGCAGGGCGGCAGCGATATCCCCTCAGCTCAAGCTCTGCTTGCTGCCATCGTCGAAAGTTCGGATGACGCGATCATCAGTAAATCTCTCGACGGCTTCATTACCAGTTGGAATAAGGGCGCCGAGCGGCTTTTCGGCTTCAGCGCAGAAGAGGCAGTCGGACAGCATATCGCCATCCTCATTCCGGCAGATCGCCGGCATGAGGAAGACACGATCATCGCCAGCATCCGCGAGGGAAAGCGAATAGAGCACTATGAAACCGTCCGTCGCCACAAGGATGGAAGTCTGCTCGACATTTCCTTAACGGTTTCGCCGGTTCGCGACAGTAACGGCGCTATTATCGGTGCCTCGAAAATTGCGCGCGGCATTTCCGAGCGCAAGCATGCGGCGCAGCGCCAGATGCTGTTGCTGCGGGAAATGAACCACCGCGTCAAGAATATCTTCGCCATCATGAGCGCGGTAATCGGAGTAAGCGAACGCACGGCAACGACGGTCAAGGAATTGACGAGCGACATCCGAGCAAGGATAAACACCTTGGCGATCGCCTATGAATTGACGCTGCCAGACATCGGCCTCACCGTCGTTCAGTTTCGCGAGACGTCGCTATTTACACTCGTCAAAGCCCTTTTCGCCGCCCACCAAGGCGCCGACATCGAACGGGCTTCCATTCGCGGCCAGGACGTGCCAGTCCGCGGAACGACGCTGACGTCGCTCGCACTTCTGCTCCATGAGTTCTCGACGAATGCTTCCTAG
- a CDS encoding NRAMP family divalent metal transporter: MSGYQMDDKSSVVEPSKPRLLEILGPGLVTGASDDDPSGIATYSQAGAQFGYVASWTLVFTYPLMVAVQMISARIGRTTGRGLAGSMAKCYPRWVGVSVTVPLLIANVINLGADLGAMGDAAHLLLNGNSLIYVAAFGVICILLQVLLKYKRYVAVLKWLSLALLSYIATLFVVHVDWLAFSRGLLFPTIKADANYWSMIVAIFGTTISPYLFFWQASQEAEDLKEKPHEEPLVEHPREAEKANTRITLDTFIGMAASNIVALAIITATAATLNTAGSTNIESSVDAAKAIEPLAGPFAKIIFATGIIGTGLLAVPVLAGSAAYAVGEAARWKVGLSREPSEAKAFYTTVGLATIVGMLLNFTPIPPMKALFWSAVINGVVAVPVMVILMLIASDRDVMKQFVIGRGLRAVGWAACLAMFAAVIGMAVTAFF; encoded by the coding sequence ATGAGCGGCTATCAGATGGACGACAAAAGCTCAGTCGTCGAACCTTCAAAACCACGTCTGCTGGAAATTCTGGGACCAGGTCTGGTCACTGGCGCCTCGGACGACGACCCTAGCGGGATCGCGACTTACTCGCAGGCCGGTGCGCAGTTCGGCTACGTCGCGAGTTGGACGCTGGTGTTCACCTATCCGTTGATGGTGGCGGTGCAGATGATCAGTGCCCGCATCGGCCGAACCACGGGCCGAGGTTTGGCGGGCAGCATGGCGAAATGTTATCCGCGCTGGGTGGGCGTCAGTGTCACCGTTCCGCTCCTGATTGCCAATGTCATCAATCTCGGCGCCGATCTCGGCGCGATGGGGGATGCGGCACATTTGCTGTTGAATGGCAATTCGCTCATTTACGTCGCGGCTTTCGGCGTGATCTGTATCCTTCTGCAGGTCCTTCTGAAGTACAAGCGCTACGTCGCCGTCCTGAAATGGTTGAGCCTGGCGCTCTTGTCATACATTGCGACCCTCTTTGTGGTGCATGTCGACTGGTTGGCCTTCAGCCGCGGTCTCCTGTTCCCCACCATCAAGGCGGATGCGAATTACTGGTCAATGATCGTCGCGATCTTCGGAACCACCATCAGCCCCTATCTCTTCTTCTGGCAAGCATCTCAAGAAGCCGAAGACCTCAAGGAGAAGCCGCATGAAGAACCTCTCGTCGAGCATCCGCGGGAGGCGGAGAAGGCAAATACACGGATTACACTGGATACGTTCATTGGCATGGCCGCTTCCAATATCGTCGCGCTCGCGATCATCACGGCGACCGCCGCGACCCTTAACACAGCGGGCTCAACGAATATCGAAAGCTCTGTCGACGCGGCGAAAGCGATCGAACCGCTGGCTGGACCTTTTGCCAAGATCATCTTTGCAACAGGCATTATTGGAACCGGTCTTTTGGCCGTGCCCGTTCTTGCAGGTTCAGCTGCGTATGCGGTCGGCGAGGCGGCTCGTTGGAAGGTCGGCCTATCTCGCGAGCCGAGCGAGGCCAAGGCTTTCTATACGACCGTCGGTCTGGCGACTATCGTTGGCATGCTTTTGAACTTCACCCCCATCCCACCGATGAAAGCCTTGTTCTGGAGTGCTGTGATCAACGGCGTCGTCGCTGTTCCCGTTATGGTGATCCTCATGCTGATCGCCTCCGATCGCGATGTCATGAAACAGTTCGTCATCGGCAGGGGCCTGCGTGCTGTCGGCTGGGCTGCGTGTCTAGCGATGTTCGCTGCCGTTATAGGAATGGCGGTAACCGCGTTTTTTTGA
- a CDS encoding Crp/Fnr family transcriptional regulator, whose product MTTNRLLARLPADEFRNIGKQLEQIDLERGFNIAGADCLIDHVYFLSSGISSVVTISPGGQRAEAGMVGREGFLPMPAGVGGTISIHEVFMQMDGQGVRMPLYALLAALPENPVFANLLARFIQTFATQISYTALCNANYQVDERLARWLLMCHDRVDGDEIALTHDFIAAMLSVRRPSITTALHVLEGRKLIRAERGRITIRDRRGLEEFTGGSYGKPEEEYRRLIGDF is encoded by the coding sequence ATGACAACGAACCGGCTTCTCGCTCGCCTGCCCGCAGATGAATTTCGCAACATCGGCAAGCAGTTGGAGCAGATCGATCTCGAGCGCGGCTTCAACATTGCCGGAGCCGATTGCCTGATCGACCATGTCTATTTCCTTTCAAGCGGAATTAGCTCTGTCGTTACCATTTCGCCCGGCGGTCAGCGCGCCGAAGCCGGCATGGTCGGACGCGAAGGCTTTCTGCCGATGCCGGCCGGCGTCGGTGGGACGATCAGCATCCACGAGGTCTTTATGCAAATGGATGGCCAGGGTGTACGGATGCCGCTGTATGCACTCCTCGCCGCATTGCCGGAAAACCCCGTCTTCGCCAATCTTTTGGCCCGTTTCATTCAGACCTTTGCGACACAGATCTCCTATACGGCCCTTTGCAATGCAAACTATCAGGTGGACGAACGGCTCGCCCGTTGGCTGCTCATGTGCCATGACCGGGTGGATGGCGACGAGATTGCCTTGACGCATGACTTCATCGCCGCGATGTTGAGTGTCAGAAGACCGAGCATCACGACGGCGCTCCACGTTCTTGAGGGAAGGAAGCTCATCAGAGCCGAGCGTGGTCGCATTACGATCCGCGACAGAAGAGGACTTGAGGAATTTACTGGCGGCTCCTATGGCAAGCCGGAAGAGGAGTATCGCCGCCTTATCGGTGATTTCTGA